The following are encoded together in the Tetrapisispora phaffii CBS 4417 chromosome 5, complete genome genome:
- the TPHA0E01490 gene encoding uncharacterized protein (similar to Saccharomyces cerevisiae SAC7 (YDR389W) and BAG7 (YOR134W); ancestral locus Anc_5.471) gives MVTVQTETPPSKPSKQFWKTFLSNPKSISSDSLMGNQSEQSDYGMNSSTKLLRRPTITSKNISAPSKSEKTNISSMEGQNQKMNNDANFKSHRDDFILNKHGFTGTVFGTSLENSLRVASAEVIVQNEFVTFGRIPIVVAKSGAYLKANALDVSGIFRISGSNKRVKQLQHIFSTPPDYGLKFTEWDTYTVHDIGTLLRRYLNNLDEPLIPLDLYEKFREPLESKPKLMKYITDMGSQPRLTVKSNDDKPEESIEQKKKEKKRKRKIAKDIKQTILEYQELFSLLSSESRQLTVYLLDLLSLFAKHSEKNLMTGKNLSAIFQPSMLSHPNDDLDPKQYEISRIVLEFLIEFSYKLLPYILKLKTEGQIKHKDSTPETSLTNEQIKNTTSSSFITDNDINKTETENINAIDANGISDKHLLIPRHNDSNRNAKNSHNRKYSKSFSSVANPSDVIDHNKSFTLTSENITDSGENIEDDLDGSSEESNSSIVSSLNNDEAVSLANEPKLHVTNVVINGSPERQGRRSRRSSWFSKLYSRSTSRSNSISMSRSNSHH, from the coding sequence ATGGTAACTGTGCAAACTGAAACCCCCCCTTCGAAACCTTCGAAGCAGTTTTGGAAGACATTTTTAAGTAACCCCAAAAGTATATCCAGTGATTCTTTAATGGGGAATCAATCAGAACAGTCTGATTATGGAATGAACTCGTCAACAAAGTTACTTAGGAGACCAACTATTACttctaaaaatattagTGCTCCTTCTAAGTCAGAAAAGACAAATATTTCATCCATGGAAGgtcaaaatcaaaaaatgaataacGATGCTAATTTTAAAAGCCATAGAGACGATTTCATCTTGAATAAACATGGATTTACTGGTACTGTATTTGGTACTTCATTGGAAAATTCACTCAGAGTTGCCAGTGCTGAAGTTATAGTTCAAAATGAGTTTGTTACTTTTGGTAGAATACCCATCGTAGTGGCTAAGAGTGGTGCATATTTGAAAGCAAACGCATTGGATGTATCTGGAATATTTAGAATATCTGGGAGTAATAAAAGGGTAAAACAATTACAGCACATCTTTTCAACACCGCCGGATTACGGTTTAAAATTCACAGAATGGGATACATATACAGTTCACGATATCGGTACACTCTTAAGAAGGTATTTGAATAACTTAGATGAACCTCTGATACCATTGGATCTATATGAGAAATTTAGAGAACCCTTGGAATCTAAACCAAAACttatgaaatatataacgGATATGGGAAGTCAACCTCGATTAACAGTGAAATCCAATGATGATAAACCAGAGGAATCAATagaacaaaagaaaaaagagaaaaagaGGAAGAGGAAGATTGCGAAAGACATTAAACAGACGATTCTTGAATATCAGGAATTATTTTCACTATTATCAAGTGAATCAAGACAGCTAACTGTATATCTTTTAGATCTTCTGAGTTTATTTGCGAAACATTCTGAAAAAAATCTAATGACTGGTAAGAATTTATCTGCCATTTTTCAACCGTCAATGTTATCTCATCCTAACGATGATCTAGATCCAAAACAATATGAAATATCAAGAATTGTACTTGAATTTTTGATCGAGTTCtcttataaattattaccatatatattgaaacttAAAACTGAAGGACAAATAAAACACAAGGATAGCACCCCGGAAACTTCCCTAACaaatgaacaaataaaaaacacTACTTCTTCCAGCTTTATAACcgataatgatataaataaaacagaaacagaaaatataaatgctATTGATGCAAATGGAATATCCGATAAACATTTGCTGATACCAAGACATAATGACTCAAACAGAAATGCTAAGAACTCTCATAacagaaaatattcaaaatcttTCAGCTCCGTTGCGAATCCATCTGATGTTATTGATCACAATAAAAGCTTCACGTTAACTAGTGAAAATATAACTGATTCTGGTGAAAATATCGAAGATGACCTAGATGGAAGTTCTGAAGAATccaattcttcaattgtatCCTCATTAAACAATGATGAAGCCGTATCATTGGCTAACGAACCAAAACTACATGTAACAAATGTGGTAATTAATGGTTCCCCAGAAAGGCAAGGCCGTAGAAGTAGAAGGTCCTCCTGGTTTAGCAAACTATATAGCCGATCGACGTCCAGATCTAATTCGATATCCATGTCCAGATCTAATTCACATCACTAA
- the RVS167 gene encoding amphiphysin (similar to Saccharomyces cerevisiae RVS167 (YDR388W); ancestral locus Anc_5.470) encodes MSFKGFTKAITRAPQNFRQKFNMGEQTEDPVYEDAERRFKELEDETKKLSEESKKYSVAVNGMLSHQIGFAKAMEEIFKPISGKMSDPNATVPEDNPDGIEASEQYRSIVAELQETLKPDLALIEEKIVKPCQELLKIITYIRKMSTKRNHKKLDLDRRLNSVTKLENKKEQTPKDEEKLYKAQAEMEVAQQEYDYYNNLMKDQLPILFSLEAQFVQPLFVSFYYMQLNIFYTLYNKFQDMKIPYFDLNSDIIEAFHFKRGNVEEQADSLTITHFKIGYSKAKLEMTRKRFGVDSNTPPGSAGTTGYGAAPGAATAGYGAAPGAVGYGAAPGAATAGYGAAPGAAPTAAAVGYGAVPAAAGYGAADAKAQEAYGAAGVAPAAAQGYQAVPPAYTTAQAGEYCTSLYEYQAQAQGDLSFPAGAVIQIVQRSADVNDWWTGVYNGQQGVFPGNYVQLNQ; translated from the coding sequence ATGAGTTTTAAAGGGTTCACAAAAGCTATCACAAGAGCTCCCCAGAACTTCCGTCAGAAGTTCAATATGGGTGAGCAAACAGAAGATCCAGTCTACGAAGATGCTGAACGTCGTTTcaaagaattagaagatgAAACTAAGAAATTGAGTGAGGAGTCCAAAAAATACTCTGTTGCTGTCAATGGGATGTTATCACATCAGATCGGTTTTGCTAAAGCTATggaagaaatatttaagCCAATTAGTGGTAAAATGAGTGATCCAAATGCTACCGTTCCAGAAGATAATCCAGATGGTATTGAGGCAAGTGAACAATATAGATCCATAGTTGCTGAATTGCAAGAAACTTTGAAACCTGATTTGGCATtgattgaagaaaaaattgttaaGCCATGTcaagaattattgaaaattattacTTATATTCGTAAAATGTCTACAAAGAGAAACCACAAAAAGTTAGATTTGGACAGACGTTTGAATTCTGTTACTAAGCTTGAAAATAAGAAAGAACAAACACCTAAGGATGAAGAGAAATTGTATAAAGCTCAAGCTGAAATGGAAGTGGCTCAACAAGAATATGATTACTACAATAACTTAATGAAAGATCAGCTACCTATTCTATTTAGTCTAGAAGCTCAATTTGTGCAGCCATTGTTTGTTTCCTTTTATTACATGCAATTAAACATTTTCTATACATTATACAACAAATTTCAAGATATGAAAATCCCATACTTCGACTTAAACTCAGATATCATTGAAGCTTTCCATTTTAAGAGAGGTAATGTTGAAGAACAAGCAGACTCTCTTACTATCACacatttcaaaattggTTATTCCAAAGCTAAGTTAGAAATGACAAGAAAACGTTTTGGTGTCGATAGTAACACTCCACCAGGTTCAGCCGGTACCACCGGTTATGGCGCTGCCCCTGGTGCTGCCACTGCCGGCTATGGTGCTGCTCCTGGTGCTGTTGGCTATGGCGCCGCCCCTGGTGCTGCCACTGCCGGCTATGGTGCTGCTCCTGGTGCTGCTCCTACTGCTGCCGCTGTTGGCTATGGCGCCGTACCTGCCGCAGCTGGTTATGGCGCTGCTGATGCAAAGGCTCAAGAAGCTTATGGTGCTGCCGGTGTTGCTCCTGCTGCTGCTCAAGGTTACCAAGCCGTTCCTCCAGCCTATACTACCGCTCAAGCCGGTGAATACTGCACATCTTTATACGAATATCAAGCACAAGCACAAGGAGATTTAAGTTTCCCAGCTGGTGCTGTCATCCAAATTGTGCAACGTAGTGCAGATGTTAATGACTGGTGGACCGGTGTATACAATGGTCAACAAGGTGTCTTCCCAGGTAACTATGTTCAACTAAACCAATAG